From a single Streptomyces sp. 1331.2 genomic region:
- the nadA gene encoding quinolinate synthase NadA — translation MTTTITETYGVDPTPTPLALLLLGREADPNSERGVECPGDLPPASDPNLVERARAAKAALGDRVFILGHHYQRDEVIEFADVTGDSFKLARDAAARPEAEYIVFCGVHFMAESADILTGDAQQVVLPDLAAGCSMADMATAEQVAECWDVLTDAGIADVTVPVSYMNSSADIKAFTGRHGGTICTSSNAKRALEWAFEQGQKVLFLPDQHLGRNTAVRDMGFSLDDCVVYNPHRPNGGLTAEQLRDAKMILWRGHCSVHGRFSLDSVNDVRERIPGVTVLVHPECKHEVVAAADMVGSTEYIIKALDAAEPGTKWAIGTELNLVRRLAKAHPDKEIVFLDRAVCFCSTMNRIDLPHLVWALESLVEGRVPNVITVDPETEKYAKAALDRMLALP, via the coding sequence GTGACCACCACCATCACCGAGACCTACGGCGTCGACCCCACTCCGACGCCGCTCGCTCTGCTGCTGCTCGGCCGCGAGGCCGACCCGAACAGCGAGCGCGGCGTCGAGTGCCCCGGTGACCTCCCCCCGGCTTCCGACCCGAACCTCGTCGAGCGCGCCCGGGCGGCCAAGGCCGCGCTCGGCGACCGCGTTTTCATCCTCGGCCACCACTACCAGCGCGACGAGGTGATCGAGTTCGCCGACGTCACCGGCGACTCCTTCAAGCTCGCCCGCGACGCGGCCGCCCGCCCCGAGGCCGAGTACATCGTCTTCTGCGGCGTGCACTTCATGGCCGAGTCCGCGGACATCCTCACCGGTGACGCCCAGCAGGTCGTCCTGCCGGACCTCGCCGCCGGCTGCTCGATGGCCGACATGGCCACCGCCGAGCAGGTCGCCGAGTGCTGGGACGTGCTGACCGACGCCGGCATAGCCGACGTGACCGTCCCGGTCTCGTACATGAACTCCTCCGCCGACATCAAGGCCTTCACCGGCCGGCACGGCGGCACCATCTGCACCTCCTCCAACGCCAAGCGCGCGCTGGAGTGGGCGTTCGAGCAGGGCCAGAAGGTGCTGTTCCTGCCCGACCAGCACCTCGGCCGCAACACCGCGGTCCGCGACATGGGCTTCTCGCTGGACGACTGCGTGGTCTACAACCCGCACCGGCCGAACGGCGGCCTGACCGCCGAGCAGCTGCGCGACGCGAAGATGATCCTCTGGCGCGGCCACTGCTCGGTGCACGGCCGGTTCAGCCTGGACTCGGTGAACGACGTCCGCGAGCGGATCCCCGGCGTGACCGTCCTGGTGCACCCCGAGTGCAAGCACGAGGTCGTCGCGGCCGCCGACATGGTGGGCTCGACCGAGTACATCATCAAGGCGCTGGACGCCGCCGAGCCCGGCACCAAGTGGGCCATCGGCACCGAGCTGAACCTCGTCCGCCGCCTGGCCAAGGCGCACCCGGACAAGGAGATCGTCTTCCTGGACCGCGCGGTCTGCTTCTGCTCGACCATGAACCGGATCGACCTCCCGCACCTCGTCTGGGCGCTGGAGTCGCTGGTCGAGGGCCGGGTGCCGAACGTGATCACCGTCGACCCGGAGACCGAGAAGTACGCCAAGGCGGCGCTGGACCGGATGCTGGCCCTGCCGTAA
- a CDS encoding PspA/IM30 family protein, translating into MKRMGLIFRSKANKALDRAEDPRETLDYSYQKQLELLQKVRRGVADVATSRKRLELQLTQLQQQSAKYEDQGRKALSLGREDLAREALTRKANMQSQITDLETQYQQLQAEEEKLTLASQRLQAKVDAFRTKKETIKATYTAAQAQTRIAESFSGISEEMGDVGLAIQRAEDKTAQMQARAGAIDELLASGALDDASGLGRKDDIEAELERVAGGSDVELELARMKAELSGGPASGPAAIEQGKPQDAQPQPHAQPQQDTPRINYNK; encoded by the coding sequence ATGAAGCGTATGGGGCTGATCTTCCGCTCCAAGGCGAACAAGGCCTTGGATCGGGCGGAGGATCCCCGTGAGACGCTCGACTACTCCTACCAGAAGCAGCTCGAACTGCTGCAGAAGGTACGGCGTGGCGTCGCGGACGTCGCGACCTCGCGCAAGCGCCTCGAACTCCAGCTGACCCAGCTCCAGCAGCAGTCGGCCAAGTACGAGGACCAGGGCCGCAAGGCGCTGTCGCTCGGCCGTGAGGACCTCGCCCGTGAGGCGCTGACCCGCAAGGCCAACATGCAGTCCCAGATCACCGATCTGGAGACGCAGTACCAGCAGCTGCAGGCCGAGGAGGAGAAGCTCACCCTCGCCTCCCAGCGGCTCCAGGCCAAGGTGGACGCCTTCCGCACCAAGAAGGAGACCATCAAGGCGACCTACACCGCCGCCCAGGCGCAGACCCGCATCGCCGAGTCCTTCTCGGGCATCTCGGAGGAGATGGGCGACGTCGGCCTGGCCATCCAGCGGGCCGAGGACAAGACGGCCCAGATGCAGGCCCGGGCCGGCGCCATCGACGAGCTGCTCGCCTCCGGCGCGCTCGACGACGCGAGCGGTCTCGGCCGCAAGGACGACATCGAGGCCGAGCTGGAGCGCGTCGCCGGCGGGTCCGACGTCGAGCTGGAGCTGGCCCGGATGAAGGCCGAGCTGTCCGGCGGTCCCGCGTCCGGTCCGGCCGCGATCGAGCAGGGCAAGCCGCAGGACGCCCAGCCGCAGCCGCACGCCCAGCCGCAGCAGGACACCCCTCGCATCAACTACAACAAGTGA
- a CDS encoding NADP-dependent oxidoreductase, with protein sequence MKAIVINRYGGPEVVEYTDLPDPKVGPDSVLVEVRAAGVNPVDWKVREGALDGVLDAHFPLVMGWDAAGVVRAVGGGVTEFAPGDEVYGYVRKDAVEHGTYAELVSAPVRTLARKPAALDWAQAGGLPLAGLSALQALKALRLAEGETVLVHAAAGGVGHLAVQLARARGARVIGTAAEHNHDYLRGLGAEPVVHGEGLADRVRALAPDGVDAALDLVGRGAVQVSAGLVADPGRIASIVDFGVKALGGRYVWVRPDAEGLAELAALADDGRLTVTVASTFPLAQAASAQALSAEGRTRGKIVLIMD encoded by the coding sequence ATGAAAGCAATCGTCATCAACCGCTACGGCGGCCCCGAAGTGGTCGAGTACACCGATCTGCCCGACCCCAAGGTCGGCCCGGACTCGGTTCTGGTGGAGGTCCGGGCGGCCGGGGTGAACCCGGTGGACTGGAAGGTCCGGGAGGGCGCCCTGGACGGCGTGCTGGACGCCCACTTCCCCCTGGTCATGGGCTGGGACGCGGCCGGGGTGGTCCGTGCGGTCGGCGGCGGGGTCACCGAGTTCGCCCCGGGCGACGAGGTCTACGGCTACGTCCGCAAGGACGCCGTCGAGCACGGCACCTACGCCGAGCTGGTCTCCGCGCCCGTCCGCACCCTCGCCCGCAAGCCGGCCGCCCTGGACTGGGCGCAGGCGGGCGGCCTGCCGCTGGCCGGGCTCAGCGCGCTGCAGGCCCTGAAGGCGCTGCGGCTCGCCGAGGGGGAGACCGTCCTGGTGCACGCCGCGGCGGGCGGGGTCGGCCACCTGGCCGTGCAGCTGGCCCGGGCCCGCGGCGCCCGGGTGATCGGCACCGCGGCCGAGCACAACCACGACTACCTGCGCGGCCTGGGCGCCGAGCCGGTCGTCCACGGCGAGGGACTGGCCGACCGCGTCCGTGCACTGGCCCCGGACGGGGTGGACGCGGCCCTCGACCTGGTCGGCCGCGGCGCCGTGCAGGTCTCGGCCGGCCTGGTGGCCGACCCCGGCCGGATCGCCTCGATCGTCGATTTCGGGGTCAAGGCCCTCGGCGGCCGGTACGTCTGGGTCCGCCCGGATGCCGAGGGCCTGGCCGAACTCGCCGCGCTCGCCGACGACGGCCGGCTGACCGTCACCGTCGCCTCCACCTTCCCGCTGGCCCAGGCCGCCTCCGCCCAGGCGCTCAGCGCGGAGGGCCGCACCCGGGGCAAGATCGTCCTGATCATGGACTAG
- the pspAA gene encoding PspA-associated protein PspAA, whose translation MIMRVMGEGQFEVGEAHLTLLNELDAELVTAVDSGDEELFRQAYGKLLGAVKQYGTPVPLDSLEPSELILPSADATIGEVRELLMADGEGVIPGFPE comes from the coding sequence ATGATCATGAGGGTCATGGGTGAAGGGCAGTTCGAGGTGGGCGAGGCCCACCTGACCCTGCTCAACGAGCTCGACGCCGAGCTCGTCACCGCAGTGGACTCGGGGGACGAGGAGCTCTTCCGCCAGGCCTACGGCAAGCTGCTGGGCGCGGTGAAGCAGTACGGCACCCCGGTGCCGCTGGATTCGCTGGAGCCGTCCGAGCTGATCCTGCCGAGCGCCGATGCGACGATCGGCGAGGTCCGCGAGCTGCTGATGGCCGACGGCGAGGGCGTCATCCCGGGCTTCCCGGAGTAA